TCGGGCCAGCCCGGCGAAGTCGGCGCCAGCCTCGCCCGGCGGCGTGGCCTGCTGCTGGGCGCGCAGGGCGGCCAGCGCGGCCTGGGTCGCGGCTTCGTGAGCGGCGAGGCCGGTGCAGGCGGCGACCAAGCCGGGGATCAGGTCGTGCCGGCGCTTGAGCTGCACATCGACGAGCGACCAGCCCTGCCGCGTGCGTTCGCGGAGACCGACGAGGCTGTTGTAAACCATCCACACCCAGCCCAGCGCGAAGGCGGCGAGGTAACCGGTGCTCATGGCGACGAGCGGTCCGATCGCGGAGGGCGTGCCCTGCTGGTTTTGGTAGGCGATCAATCCGCCGAGAACGCAAAGCAGACCGAGCACCAGACAGAGCCAGGACCAAAGCGCGTAGCCGGATTGGACCTTCTCCTCCGAACGCGCCGAGATGAGAAACAACTCGGCTTCGGGGTCGGACGCGATCTCGGCGGCGACGAGATCGGCGCGTTCCCGCGCCTGCCCGACGACGAAGAGCGGCGTGTGCAAGGGCAGGCCGGTCTCGGTGAAGCGCCGGCGATGATCGGAATTGGCCACAGCGCCGGCCGGGCCCTTGGCATAGTAGAGCGGGTCGCCGCGCGACACTGTTTCGTCGAACAAGTCCAGCGGCTCGATCTTCGCCCCCTCGGGCCGGACCAACACGATGCCGGTGTCGTCCTTGACATAGAAGTCCACGGTCTCGCCCCCGGAGGCGATTTCGGTCCAGCCGCTCTCGCGCTTGGTCGTGGTGCGCGACCGGCCCTTGCTGTCGGTGGTGGTCACGGTCACGAGCCGCGACCAGTGCTCCTCCACGCGGTAGTGGTAGTGCACGCACGGGGTGCCGGCGAGGAAGCTGCGGCGGGGCGCCTCGCATTCGGCCGTGCCCTGCATTTCCGTCAGCCCGATGAACACGCCCGCGGCCTTCGAGGTCGGCATGTCGGCCAGCAGGCGCTGACGCCGGCGGAGCCGCAGGCTGCCCCAGAGGAACAGCAGGCTCACCAGCGCGCTAAGCGGCAACAGCCAGGGCATGGGCGGGAACGGGAAACAGACCAGCGGGGGGCATGGGACTGGGCAGGCTAGAAAATTGAACGCAGGCCGGGGATGCGACGGGCGAGATCGGCCAGGACGTAGCTGACAACCAGGCCGGCGAGAGTGAGCAGCACGACCAGCCCGTAGAGGTGGTAGGGCAGGGCGCGGAACAGCATGGCCAAAGCCACCAGCACCGGCGCGTGCAGCACATAGACTCCGAACGAGCGGTCCGCCAGCCAGCGCAGCCACCGCGACTCGAAATTGAAGCGTCGCGAGAACAGCGCCAGTGCGCCGACGGCGAGTCCCAGCCCGGTGAGCTGTTCCCACAGGGCCATCCCGAAAGCCTGCCAATGCGGCCCGCCGAAGAAGATTTCCGGCGGGGCCTGGCGCGCGCCGATGATCATCAAGGGGAGCATGGCCAGCGGTCCTCCGATCAGCGCCAGCCAGCCGGCCGTGCGGGCTTGGGGCGATGCCGCCAGCGACGCCAGCCAGCCGTGACGAGCGGCATGCAGACCGGCGAGGAACCACGCGAGGTATTGCACGAAGAAGCAAAGCTGCAGGTTCAGGATGTTCGTGCCGATCGGCTGCACGAGCCGGACGGCGAAGGAACCGAGACCCAGCGCGAGGGCGAAGCCGGCCAGACTTTTCCCCGAGGGCGGCGTCCCGCCGGGCGAAGCGGCGACGCGGGACCCCGCCGCGCGCTTCCATCCGGCCAAGGCGAGGCAGAAGAGGAGGAGGGCCACGGCGAACCAGAGCGGCCCGCTCTCGCCGAGGAATTCTCCGGATCCGAGGTAGCGCGCGTAGAAAGCGGCGGGCGGGCCGAAGTCGTGGTTCCACGGGTTGAGCGCGAGCAGGATGAAGGGGTGGATGGCCAGCATGTAGAGCAGGGCGGGCAGGCCGAGGCGCACAAGCCGCTCGCGCGCGAAGCCTCCCGGGCCGCGCCGTGCGAGCGAGCCGGCGGCGAAATAGGCCGACACAAAGAACAACAACCCCATGAAGAACGATTGCAGCATGCCCTGCCACACGATGAACGGCACCTTGGCCGCCAGCGTCGGCTCGGGCTCCGCCATCATATACCAGTCGCCCACGTGGCTGTAGGTCACGCAGGCGTGCATGTTGACGACGAGCAGGATCGTGGCCGTGCGCAGATGATCGATCCACGGCAGCCGGGTGGGGGACGCTGGGCTCACGCGCCGCAGGCTGCGCCGGCCCGGTTTGCCCGACAACGCTATTTCTCCTGGGCGCGGTCATGATTTGGCCCGCCGGGGGCAACCTCAAGGTAGCCGTATGAATTGTCGGTCGGTTCGGCAAGTTGGGACTCATCTCAGTGTCTGCGATCCAAGCCGAGCTAGGGGTTAAGGTGGGCGTTCGGATTGGTGATTGAGTAATACCGGATAACGGCTTTATTGCGACTATATGACGACGCTCTCTCCGACCAAGGCGCGCGCGAACCTCACCCACTGGCTAAAGAAAGCCTCGGCGGGGGAGGACATCGGCATCCTGTGCGGTGACAAGGTCATCGCCCTGCGCCCGGTGCGCGTGTTCTCGGAGGACGCCGACTACGCCAAGCGCGAATACGGGGTGACCGATGCCGAGCTGAAGGCTTTTGTGAAACGGGCCAATGCACAGAATGCGCGTGACCGCCGGGCCGGGCGGATGACGCGTTACAAGGGAGATTTGCGTGCCGCCCTTAGAGATTGATTTTACTCCCCAGTTTCGACGTCGGGCCCGTCAATTAACGGAGGATCAGCGCAGGCAACTTGCCGAGGCGGCGGATGAGCTGCGCCTGGCTTTGGGTAACCCGCATCAGCATCGTGGGCTGGGGGTTCGCCGGCTGGGCGGAAACCTTTTCGAGTTCCGGGTAGGACGCGACCTAAGGGTGATCTTCGAATTGCAGGGCGGCGTCGCGGAACTCTGCATGATCGGCAATCACGACGAGGTGCGGGCGTTCCTGAGGAACCGGTAAGAACCGCAAACAGTGGAAGTGGGTGAACCACTAATCAGTTTCGCCAAGGGCAGAAACTTTGAGCGTCCCCTCCGACTGATCGTCTCCGGTTTTGTTTCGTGGGGTCTGCTGATCGCAGACCGGGAAAACGAGCCGCCGATTTCAGCCGCAGCACAGGCTGCGCGACTGATCCCGGACTGCCAGCGGGCAGCAACAGAAAGCCGGACCCGGAACCAATCGGCGGAGACGATTAGTCGGAGCGTACTCTTGAGGATTCATCCGTTGATGAATCCATGAGTAGTTAAAAACCTGTGGGATCGAGGCGTTGGACGCGCAAGGGTGGTTGGTGGAAACCACCGCTACCTCAATAATCCAGGTATGGCGCCAACCACTTCTCGGATTCGGTGACCGCGATGCCCTTCCGGGCGGCGTAGTCTTCGATCTGGTCCTTGGCGATTTTGCCCACCGCGAAGTATTTCGAATCCGGATGATTGAAGTAATGGCCGCTGACGCTGCTCGGTGGGTGCATGGCGCAGGATTCGGTGAGCTCGATGCCGGTGAGCGCGGTGGCGTTGAGGAGCTCGAAGAGGATAGGCTTTTGTGGCCGAAGTCGCCCCAAGGGCACCCGACTTCGACCACCCCTTTGGGGCCAAACCTGCGGTTTGACCATCTCCGCGCTGCCGCGCTGCGTCCGTTACCAAGCCAAGCTGCCTCAATAATCCAGATACGGCGCCAACCACTTCTCTGCGTCCGCGACTGGTATTTCCATCCGCTTGGCGAGGTCTTCGATTTGGTCTTTGGCCAACTTGCCCGTCGCGAAATATTTGGAGTCCGGGTGATTGAAATACCAGCCGCTCACGCTCGACGCAGGATACATCGCATTCGACTCCGTGAGGGTGATTCCCGTCGCGGCTTGGGCGCCGAGCAATTCAAAGAGAGGCGGCTTGGCTTGATGATCGGGGCAGGCGGGATAGCCGGGGGCGGGGCGGATGCCGCGGTATTTTTCGCGGATGATGTCCTTCATCTCCAAATTCTCGGTCTTGCCGTAGCCGGAATACTCGCGGGCCTTCTTGTGCATCAGCTCGGCGAGGGCCTCGGCGAGACGGTCGCCCAGCGCCTTGGCCATGATGGCGCTGTAGTCGTCGTGCTTCGCCTCGAACTCCCTGGCGAACTCCTCGACCCCGTGGCCCGCCGTGACGGCGAAGCCGCCGACGTAGTCGAGGCGGCCCGAATCCTTCGGGGCGATGAAGTCGGCGAGGCAGTGGTTGTGCTGATTGGCCGGTTTCTCGTTTTGCTGGCGCAGGAAGTGGAAGGTCTTGAGTGGCTTCAAACCCTCGGGCCTGGCCGCGTTCGCTCCGCTCAGGGTGACAGAGGTGGGGTCGTAAACCTCGACGGAGTCGCCGAGGGCGTTCGCGGGCCAAAAGCCGATGACGGCTTTGGCAGTGTAGCGTTGCTCGGCGATGATGCGCTTCAGCATCGCCTGCGCGTCGGCGTAGAGCTTCGTCGCCTCGGTGCCGACGACGGCGTCGGTGAGGATGTCGGGGAAGCGGCCGTGGAGTTCCCAGGCGGAGAAAAACGGAGACCAATCAATATAGCTCGCAATTTCCTCCAGTGTGAGAGGCAGCGGAACAGCTGGAGCTGAGCCCTCCACGGAAGCGGCCGGTACGGAGACCGGCCCTCCAGAAGTGAAGACGCGCGTGCCGAGGAACTCGGGGACGGGGATATCCACGTGGGTCCAGTCGAAGGTCTGGCGGCGGTTGCGGGCCTCGGCGAGGGGGAGGAGCTTGCGGGCGCCCTGGCGCTCGGCGAAGTCGGTGCGCTGTTTCACCTGCTTAGCCTTCAGGTCGGCGACGAACCTGGGCTTGCTGTCGGGGTTGAGGAGCTGGGAGACGACGCCGATGACGCGGGAGGCGTCGAGCACGTGGACGACGGGTTGGTCGTAATGCGGGGCGATCTTGACGGCGGTGTGCGCGGCGGAAGTCGTGGCGCCGCCGATGAGCAGCGGGAGCTTCGAGCCGAGGCGCTGCAGCTCCTTGGCGTTGTGGACCATCTCGTCCAGCGAGGGCGTGATGAGGCCGGAGAGACCGATGACGTCGGCGCCCTTTTCCACGGCGGCGGCGTGGATTTTCTCGAAGGAAACCATCACGCCGAGGTCGATGACCTCGTAGTTGTTGCAGGCGAGGACGACCCCGACGATGTTCTTGCCGATGTCGTGCACGTCGCCCTTGACGGTCGCCATGATAATTTTGCCCTGGGCGCGCGCGGTGCCGCCGGCGGCGGTGAGCGCGGCCTTTTCCGCCTCCATGTAGGGCTGGAGGTAGGCGACGGCCTTCTTCATGACGCGGGCGGACTTCACGACCTGCGGGAGGAACATCTTGCCGGCGCCAAAGAGGTCGCCGACGACGCGCATGCCGTCCATGAGCGGGCCCTCGATGATGAGGAGCGGCTTGCCGTATTTCTGACGGGCTTCTTCGGTGTCGGTGTCGATGAAGGTGTCGATGCCTTTGACGAGGGCATGGGAGAGGCGTTCCTCGACGGTGCTGTTTCGCCAAGATGGCTCAGCGGAAGCTGAGGCTTCCATTGAAGAACCGGCCGGTGCGGAGACCGGCCCTCCAGCTTTGAGTTTCTCGCCGAAGGTGACGAGGCGCTCGGTGGCGTCGGGGCGGCGGTTGAGGAGGACGTCCTCTACGAGGACGAGGAGGTCCTTTTCGACCTCTTCGTAAACCTCGAGCATGCCGGGGTTGACGATGCCCATGTCCATGCCGGCGGCGATAGCGTGGTAGAGGAAGGCCGCGTGCATGGCTTCGCGCACGGGGTTGTTGCCGCGGAAGGCGAAGGAGACGTTGGACACGCCGCCGCTGACTTTCGCGTGAGGGAGGTTCTGCTTGATCCACTTCGTCGCGCGGAAGAAATCCACGGCGTAGTTGGCGTGCTCCTCGATGCCGGTGCCGACGGTGAGGATGTTCGGGTCGAAGATGATGTCCTCGGGCGGGAAGCCCGCCGCGTCCACCAGCAGGCGGTAGGCGCGCTCCGCGATGCGGATCTTGTCCTCGTAGGTGGCGGCCTGGCCCTGTTCGTCGAAAGCCATGACGACGACGGCGGCGCCGTAGCGGCGGATAATGCGCGCCTGCTCGAGGAACTTGGCCTCGCCCTCCTTGAGCGAGATGGAATTCACGATGCCCTTGCCCTGAAGACATTTCAGGCCGGCCTCGATGACCTCCCACTTGGAGGAGTCCACCATGATGGGAACCTTGGCGACCTCGGGCTCGCTCGCGAGCAGGTGCAGGAAACGGCTCATCGCCGCGACACCGTCGATGAGACCTTCGTCCATGCACACGTCGATGACGTTGGCGCCGTTCTCGACCTGCTGGCGGGCGATGGCGACAGCCTCCTCGTATTTGCCCTCCTTGATGAGCTTGGCGAACTTGGGCGAGCCGGCGACGTTTGTGCGCTCGCCGATCATGAGGAAGGAACCGAGTTGCTGGGTGAAGGGGAGGGAGCCGGAGAGTTGCAACGGACGCGGGGCGTCCGTTGCAGAAACCTGAGTGCTGAGACCTGAAACCTGAGGGGGCTCCGGCTTCACGATCGTGAGGGAGCGGGCGGGTTTCGGCGCGACGGCCTGGGCGATGGCGGCGATGTGTTCGGGAGTGTTGCCGCAGCAGCCGCCGACGATGTTGGCGAGGCCGGCGGTCGTGAATTCGTCCATGTAGCGGCCCATGTCGGCGGGCAGCAGGTCGAAGCCCGTCGGCGTGAGCGGATTCGGCAGGCCGGCGTTGGGGTAGCAGGAGATGAACGTGTCGGCCTTGCCGCTGAGCTCGGCGAGGAAGGGCCGCATGAGGTCGGGGCCGATCGAGCAGTTGAGGCCGATGGAGAACGGATGCACGTGGCGCACGGCGTTCCAGAAGGCCCCGACAGTCTGGGCGGAGATCATCGTTTCACCGCCGCGGCCGACGGCGGCCGAGATCATGACCGGCAGGCGGTGTTTGTCCTCGGCGAAGACCTCCTCGAGGGCGACGAGGGCGGCCTTGGCGTTGAGGGAGTCGAAAATCGTCTCGACGAGCAGCAGGTCCACGCCGCCGGCGATGAGGGAGCGGATCTGTCGGCGGTAGTCGGCCTTCACCTGGTCGAAGGTCACGACACGGAAGCCGGCGTCGTCGGCATCGGGCGAGTTGGAAAGCGAGACGGTCAACGGTCCGATGGCGCCGGCCACGTAGCGGCGACGGCCGGTGGCGTTGGCGAGGCGGTCGGCCCAGGTGCGGCACTGGCGCGCGGACTGGAAGTTGATGTCATGGGCGAGTTCCTGGAGGAACTTGTTCTCGATGACCGTTTGGTAGAACGCCGGGTCCTTGCGGCCGCCGTGCTCGCGCGGGTCCTCGATGAAGAACTCGCTCTGGCCGATGCTGGTGGCCGAAAAGGTGTTGGTCTCGATGATGTCCGCGCCGGCTTCGAGAAAGCGGCGGTGGATGTCCTCGATGGTCGCCGGGCAGGTGAGGGAGTAGATGTCGCCGTTGTTCTTGAGGTCCTTCGGGGCGTCCTTGAAGCGGTCGCCGCGGGCCTGTTCCTCGGTGATTCCGTAGCCCCGGATAGTCGTGCCCATGGCGCCGTCAATAACCGCAATCCGCTCCTTAAGCGTCTGACGGAGAGCGGCTTCAGCGGGAGTAGAGACGTGGAGGTGCAAGGACATGAGTTAGGAATAATCTACATATCAGGATTTAATGATACGAAGCAAGCTCCGTGTGAGTCCAACGGGAGTAGGGCAGGAGTAGTCTTGGCTGTAAGGTCGCTGCTTGCGGCGACCTTTCACGTGAGGTCGGCGCTAGCGCCGCCCCTACAAGAAAGATTCCGAAGTGGGAGCGCGGGCACCACCATCCACGCCAAGTCATAGTCAAAGGATGCACAGGGTTGGGGCTTGCGGGTTGGGGTGGCGCGGCGGTTGTGTCGGCACGTTCCTGAAGTTCTTTCCATCTCATCCGGCAGTCACAGGGAAGGCCGTGCAATCCGGCCACAGTAGCGCTGCGGTAACGCATCACAAATCCCCATTCCGCTTCAGGGCGGGAACACAGCCAGTCGGGCAACCGGCGAAGGCGGGGAGGAGGACGCGCGGAGCGCGCCAAGTAGGAAGTAACAAGTGACAGGTAACAAGAGGTAGACTCCTGATACTTGATCCTTGGACCTTGATACTTGTGCGCCACGCGCACGAATGCGGAGTCCGAACATCTGTCTGCGGGAACTCACCGCGCCGGCGCGTGTGCGCGCATCGGCGACAAACCTTCATCGCACTTAATGAAGCGTGAGAGTAGGAGCGTGTTTTTGTTGTAGCCGGCCTCGCTGAGGCCGGACCGGGGTCAACGACCCCGGCTACATCCGAGGCACGGTCTGCTCTTGCCGTTAGGAATAGCAGACCATGAATCGAAAACTCCGGGCGTCGTTGAGACGCCTCCTTCTCACCGTCGCGCTCGCGCCGGCCCTTCACCTGTCCGCGCAGCAATCATCGCCGCGCGCCGACACCGTTGTCCTGCCGGACTACGTGACCACCGCCACGCGCACGCCCGCCGCGCTGACGACCACCGGCACCGCCGTGGATGCGATCAGCGGCGCAGAGCTGGCGCGCATGCAGCTCACCGGCCTCAACTCGGTGCT
This DNA window, taken from Oleiharenicola lentus, encodes the following:
- a CDS encoding LemA family protein, giving the protein MPWLLPLSALVSLLFLWGSLRLRRRQRLLADMPTSKAAGVFIGLTEMQGTAECEAPRRSFLAGTPCVHYHYRVEEHWSRLVTVTTTDSKGRSRTTTKRESGWTEIASGGETVDFYVKDDTGIVLVRPEGAKIEPLDLFDETVSRGDPLYYAKGPAGAVANSDHRRRFTETGLPLHTPLFVVGQARERADLVAAEIASDPEAELFLISARSEEKVQSGYALWSWLCLVLGLLCVLGGLIAYQNQQGTPSAIGPLVAMSTGYLAAFALGWVWMVYNSLVGLRERTRQGWSLVDVQLKRRHDLIPGLVAACTGLAAHEAATQAALAALRAQQQATPPGEAGADFAGLARSLRGVIERHPDLMAQASFARLHEELVATEQRVALARAYYNDIATAYATRLECVPDRWVARIGRMRPAALLAAADFERATVNVHLA
- a CDS encoding acyltransferase family protein: MSPASPTRLPWIDHLRTATILLVVNMHACVTYSHVGDWYMMAEPEPTLAAKVPFIVWQGMLQSFFMGLLFFVSAYFAAGSLARRGPGGFARERLVRLGLPALLYMLAIHPFILLALNPWNHDFGPPAAFYARYLGSGEFLGESGPLWFAVALLLFCLALAGWKRAAGSRVAASPGGTPPSGKSLAGFALALGLGSFAVRLVQPIGTNILNLQLCFFVQYLAWFLAGLHAARHGWLASLAASPQARTAGWLALIGGPLAMLPLMIIGARQAPPEIFFGGPHWQAFGMALWEQLTGLGLAVGALALFSRRFNFESRWLRWLADRSFGVYVLHAPVLVALAMLFRALPYHLYGLVVLLTLAGLVVSYVLADLARRIPGLRSIF
- a CDS encoding vitamin B12 dependent-methionine synthase activation domain-containing protein → MVKPQVWPQRGGRSRVPLGRLRPQKPILFELLNATALTGIELTESCAMHPPSSVSGHYFNHPDSKYFAVGKIAKDQIEDYAARKGIAVTESEKWLAPYLDY
- the metH gene encoding methionine synthase, translated to MSLHLHVSTPAEAALRQTLKERIAVIDGAMGTTIRGYGITEEQARGDRFKDAPKDLKNNGDIYSLTCPATIEDIHRRFLEAGADIIETNTFSATSIGQSEFFIEDPREHGGRKDPAFYQTVIENKFLQELAHDINFQSARQCRTWADRLANATGRRRYVAGAIGPLTVSLSNSPDADDAGFRVVTFDQVKADYRRQIRSLIAGGVDLLLVETIFDSLNAKAALVALEEVFAEDKHRLPVMISAAVGRGGETMISAQTVGAFWNAVRHVHPFSIGLNCSIGPDLMRPFLAELSGKADTFISCYPNAGLPNPLTPTGFDLLPADMGRYMDEFTTAGLANIVGGCCGNTPEHIAAIAQAVAPKPARSLTIVKPEPPQVSGLSTQVSATDAPRPLQLSGSLPFTQQLGSFLMIGERTNVAGSPKFAKLIKEGKYEEAVAIARQQVENGANVIDVCMDEGLIDGVAAMSRFLHLLASEPEVAKVPIMVDSSKWEVIEAGLKCLQGKGIVNSISLKEGEAKFLEQARIIRRYGAAVVVMAFDEQGQAATYEDKIRIAERAYRLLVDAAGFPPEDIIFDPNILTVGTGIEEHANYAVDFFRATKWIKQNLPHAKVSGGVSNVSFAFRGNNPVREAMHAAFLYHAIAAGMDMGIVNPGMLEVYEEVEKDLLVLVEDVLLNRRPDATERLVTFGEKLKAGGPVSAPAGSSMEASASAEPSWRNSTVEERLSHALVKGIDTFIDTDTEEARQKYGKPLLIIEGPLMDGMRVVGDLFGAGKMFLPQVVKSARVMKKAVAYLQPYMEAEKAALTAAGGTARAQGKIIMATVKGDVHDIGKNIVGVVLACNNYEVIDLGVMVSFEKIHAAAVEKGADVIGLSGLITPSLDEMVHNAKELQRLGSKLPLLIGGATTSAAHTAVKIAPHYDQPVVHVLDASRVIGVVSQLLNPDSKPRFVADLKAKQVKQRTDFAERQGARKLLPLAEARNRRQTFDWTHVDIPVPEFLGTRVFTSGGPVSVPAASVEGSAPAVPLPLTLEEIASYIDWSPFFSAWELHGRFPDILTDAVVGTEATKLYADAQAMLKRIIAEQRYTAKAVIGFWPANALGDSVEVYDPTSVTLSGANAARPEGLKPLKTFHFLRQQNEKPANQHNHCLADFIAPKDSGRLDYVGGFAVTAGHGVEEFAREFEAKHDDYSAIMAKALGDRLAEALAELMHKKAREYSGYGKTENLEMKDIIREKYRGIRPAPGYPACPDHQAKPPLFELLGAQAATGITLTESNAMYPASSVSGWYFNHPDSKYFATGKLAKDQIEDLAKRMEIPVADAEKWLAPYLDY